The following coding sequences lie in one Carassius carassius chromosome 1, fCarCar2.1, whole genome shotgun sequence genomic window:
- the LOC132140035 gene encoding gastrula zinc finger protein XlCGF8.2DB-like isoform X3 — protein MKDLMPLKEERIVLNETDENEQNETHHDFKTGEESFCWPQIKETFSQKTAHKTGTESYFTPFHSKKSFKEHENLKVHNGGKTFPCQQCGKKFTQQGNLNRHMRVHTGEKPHTCPECGKSFDRNGNLKEHMRVHTGGKPFTCQQCGKSFTQKGNLNRHIRVHTGDKPYTCKQCGKCFDHNGNLKVHMRIHTGEKPYTCKQCGVSFTHDGNLYRHMRIHTGGKPFTCQQCGVNFTLQGNLKSHMKIHTGKKPFTCQQCGKSFSRKGNLNDHTKIHTGESPFTCQLCDKSFSRKGSLNKHMTIHTIKKLYTCAQCGESFDLHGSLKAHMRVHTGGSSFICQQCGKCFSKKSNCNKHMRKLHSIFSTRS, from the exons ATGAAAG ACCTCATGCCGCTGAAAGAGGAGCGCATAGTACTGAATGAAACGGATGAGAATGAACAAAATGAGACTCATCATGATTTTAAAACCGGAGAAGAATCTTTCTGTTGGCCACAGATTAAAGAGACTTTCTCACAGAAGACCGCTCATAAAACAGGAACTGAAAGTTATTTTACACCTTTTCACTCTAAAAAGAGTTTCAAGGAACATGAAAACCTGAAAGTCCACAATGGAGGGAAGACATTcccctgccaacagtgtggaaaaaaatttactcaacaAGGAAACCTTAACaggcacatgagagttcacactggagagaagcctcaCACCTGCCctgagtgtggaaagagtttcgatCGTAATGGAAACCTTAAAgagcacatgagagttcacactggagggAAGCCTTTTacatgccaacagtgtggaaaaagttttacTCAAAAAGGAAACCTTAACAGGCACataagagttcacactggagacaagccttacacctgcaaacagtgtggaaagtgtttcgATCATAATGGAAACCTTAAAgtgcacatgagaattcacactggggAGAAACCATACACCTGCAAACAGTGCGGAGTCAGTTTTACTCATGATGGAAACCTGTACaggcacatgagaattcacactggagggAAGCCTTTCACCTGTCAACAGTGTGGAGTCAATTTCACACTTCAAGGAAACCTTAAATCCCACATGAAAATTCACACTGGAAagaagcctttcacctgccaacagtgtggaaaaagtttcagtAGAAAAGGAAACCTAAATGACCACACGAAAATTCATACAGGAGAGAGTCCTTTTACCTGCCAACTGTGTGATAAAAGTTTCAGCCGGAAAGGAAGCCTTAATAAACACATGACAATTCacacaataaaaaaactttatacaTGCGCTCAGTGTGGAGAGAGTTTCGATCTACATGGAAGCCTTAAAgcccacatgagagttcacactggagggAGTTCCTTcatctgccaacagtgtggaaaatgttttagtaaaaaaTCAAACTGTAACAAGCACATGAGAAAATTACACAGCATATTTTCAACACGATCTTGA
- the LOC132140035 gene encoding gastrula zinc finger protein XlCGF8.2DB-like isoform X1 — MAFIKEEREDVKIEETLRVKREDTEEQTDLMPLKEERIVLNETDENEQNETHHDFKTGEESFCWPQIKETFSQKTAHKTGTESYFTPFHSKKSFKEHENLKVHNGGKTFPCQQCGKKFTQQGNLNRHMRVHTGEKPHTCPECGKSFDRNGNLKEHMRVHTGGKPFTCQQCGKSFTQKGNLNRHIRVHTGDKPYTCKQCGKCFDHNGNLKVHMRIHTGEKPYTCKQCGVSFTHDGNLYRHMRIHTGGKPFTCQQCGVNFTLQGNLKSHMKIHTGKKPFTCQQCGKSFSRKGNLNDHTKIHTGESPFTCQLCDKSFSRKGSLNKHMTIHTIKKLYTCAQCGESFDLHGSLKAHMRVHTGGSSFICQQCGKCFSKKSNCNKHMRKLHSIFSTRS; from the exons atggcgtttattaaagaggagagagaagacgtgaagattgaagaaacattGAGAGTCAAACgagaagatactgaggaacaaacag ACCTCATGCCGCTGAAAGAGGAGCGCATAGTACTGAATGAAACGGATGAGAATGAACAAAATGAGACTCATCATGATTTTAAAACCGGAGAAGAATCTTTCTGTTGGCCACAGATTAAAGAGACTTTCTCACAGAAGACCGCTCATAAAACAGGAACTGAAAGTTATTTTACACCTTTTCACTCTAAAAAGAGTTTCAAGGAACATGAAAACCTGAAAGTCCACAATGGAGGGAAGACATTcccctgccaacagtgtggaaaaaaatttactcaacaAGGAAACCTTAACaggcacatgagagttcacactggagagaagcctcaCACCTGCCctgagtgtggaaagagtttcgatCGTAATGGAAACCTTAAAgagcacatgagagttcacactggagggAAGCCTTTTacatgccaacagtgtggaaaaagttttacTCAAAAAGGAAACCTTAACAGGCACataagagttcacactggagacaagccttacacctgcaaacagtgtggaaagtgtttcgATCATAATGGAAACCTTAAAgtgcacatgagaattcacactggggAGAAACCATACACCTGCAAACAGTGCGGAGTCAGTTTTACTCATGATGGAAACCTGTACaggcacatgagaattcacactggagggAAGCCTTTCACCTGTCAACAGTGTGGAGTCAATTTCACACTTCAAGGAAACCTTAAATCCCACATGAAAATTCACACTGGAAagaagcctttcacctgccaacagtgtggaaaaagtttcagtAGAAAAGGAAACCTAAATGACCACACGAAAATTCATACAGGAGAGAGTCCTTTTACCTGCCAACTGTGTGATAAAAGTTTCAGCCGGAAAGGAAGCCTTAATAAACACATGACAATTCacacaataaaaaaactttatacaTGCGCTCAGTGTGGAGAGAGTTTCGATCTACATGGAAGCCTTAAAgcccacatgagagttcacactggagggAGTTCCTTcatctgccaacagtgtggaaaatgttttagtaaaaaaTCAAACTGTAACAAGCACATGAGAAAATTACACAGCATATTTTCAACACGATCTTGA
- the LOC132140035 gene encoding gastrula zinc finger protein XlCGF8.2DB-like isoform X2, which produces MAFIKEESEDVKIEETLRVKQEDTEEQTDLMPLKEERIVLNETDENEQNETHHDFKTGEESFCWPQIKETFSQKTAHKTGTESYFTPFHSKKSFKEHENLKVHNGGKTFPCQQCGKKFTQQGNLNRHMRVHTGEKPHTCPECGKSFDRNGNLKEHMRVHTGGKPFTCQQCGKSFTQKGNLNRHIRVHTGDKPYTCKQCGKCFDHNGNLKVHMRIHTGEKPYTCKQCGVSFTHDGNLYRHMRIHTGGKPFTCQQCGVNFTLQGNLKSHMKIHTGKKPFTCQQCGKSFSRKGNLNDHTKIHTGESPFTCQLCDKSFSRKGSLNKHMTIHTIKKLYTCAQCGESFDLHGSLKAHMRVHTGGSSFICQQCGKCFSKKSNCNKHMRKLHSIFSTRS; this is translated from the coding sequence ACCTCATGCCGCTGAAAGAGGAGCGCATAGTACTGAATGAAACGGATGAGAATGAACAAAATGAGACTCATCATGATTTTAAAACCGGAGAAGAATCTTTCTGTTGGCCACAGATTAAAGAGACTTTCTCACAGAAGACCGCTCATAAAACAGGAACTGAAAGTTATTTTACACCTTTTCACTCTAAAAAGAGTTTCAAGGAACATGAAAACCTGAAAGTCCACAATGGAGGGAAGACATTcccctgccaacagtgtggaaaaaaatttactcaacaAGGAAACCTTAACaggcacatgagagttcacactggagagaagcctcaCACCTGCCctgagtgtggaaagagtttcgatCGTAATGGAAACCTTAAAgagcacatgagagttcacactggagggAAGCCTTTTacatgccaacagtgtggaaaaagttttacTCAAAAAGGAAACCTTAACAGGCACataagagttcacactggagacaagccttacacctgcaaacagtgtggaaagtgtttcgATCATAATGGAAACCTTAAAgtgcacatgagaattcacactggggAGAAACCATACACCTGCAAACAGTGCGGAGTCAGTTTTACTCATGATGGAAACCTGTACaggcacatgagaattcacactggagggAAGCCTTTCACCTGTCAACAGTGTGGAGTCAATTTCACACTTCAAGGAAACCTTAAATCCCACATGAAAATTCACACTGGAAagaagcctttcacctgccaacagtgtggaaaaagtttcagtAGAAAAGGAAACCTAAATGACCACACGAAAATTCATACAGGAGAGAGTCCTTTTACCTGCCAACTGTGTGATAAAAGTTTCAGCCGGAAAGGAAGCCTTAATAAACACATGACAATTCacacaataaaaaaactttatacaTGCGCTCAGTGTGGAGAGAGTTTCGATCTACATGGAAGCCTTAAAgcccacatgagagttcacactggagggAGTTCCTTcatctgccaacagtgtggaaaatgttttagtaaaaaaTCAAACTGTAACAAGCACATGAGAAAATTACACAGCATATTTTCAACACGATCTTGA